In a single window of the Dreissena polymorpha isolate Duluth1 chromosome 3, UMN_Dpol_1.0, whole genome shotgun sequence genome:
- the LOC127872471 gene encoding M-phase inducer phosphatase 1-A-like, whose translation MPSGFGAPIDDNVDVSAGKYFNADTPIGKRPIDDADLHNQRKRRRSQSCELTSDDTNDVRNTTSISTIIKAVERLSTEPRLVADGSRENVLTSTVGKHNDLNAITSQTMSDVLNGVYRNQIDHLTIVDCRYPYEYDGGHIKV comes from the exons ATGCCATCGGGTTTCGGAGCGCCGATAGATGACAACGTGGATGTGTCTGCGGGAAAATATTTCAATGCGGACACTCCG ATCGGAAAACGCCCAATTGACGATGCTGACTTACACAACCAAAGGAAACGCCGTCGTTCTCAGAGTTGTGAGCTGACGTCAGACGACACCAATGACGTCAGAAATACCACGTCAATATCAACCATCATCAAAGCTGTCGAACGCCTGTCCACGGAGCCCAGACTCGTTGCTGACGGGTCACGTGAAAACGTACTGACCTCCACTGTTGGAAAACACAATGATTTGAATGCTATAACATCACAAACG ATGTCAGATGTACTCAACGGCGTATACAGAAACCAGATTGATCACTTGACCATCGTAGACTGCAGATACCCGTATGAGTACGATGGTGGACATATCAAGGTATGA